In Lachnospiraceae bacterium, the DNA window AAGATTGAAACAGACGTTATCATCGGCAAGTCCGTTACTATTGACGAACTGATGGAAGAGGAAGGTTTCAAGGCTGTATTTATCGGTTCTGGTGCCGGACTTCCTAAGTTCATGGGTATCCCAGGGGAGAACGCAAACGGCGTATTATCCGCAAACGAGTATCTGACCAGAAGCAACCTGATGAAGGCATTCCGTGATGACTATGACACTCCTATTTACTTAGGCAAGAAGGTTGCTATCGTAGGTGGTGGAAACGTAGCAATGGATGCTGCAAGAACGGCTCTTCGTCTGGGTGCAGAAGTACATGTTGTATATAGAAGAAGTGAAGCAGAACTTCCGGCCCGTGCTGAGGAAGTTCACCATGCAAAAGAAGAAGGGGTTATCTTTGATCTTCTGACCAATCCAGTAGAAATTTTAACAGATGAAAATGACTGGGTAACCGGTATGGTAGTACGTAAGATGGAACTGGGTGAGCCAGATGCTTCCGGACGCCGCAGACCTGTAGAAGTAGAAGGTTCTGATTATACCATCGATGTAGATACTGTTATCATGTCCCTTGGTACTTCTCCAAACCCACTGATCTCATCTACAACTGAAGGTCTGGAGACCAACAAGTGGAAATGTATCATTGCTGACGAAACAAACGGCAAGACCACCAAGGAAGGCGTATACGCAGGCGGTGACGCTGTGACAGGCGCAGCAACTGTTATCCTTGCAATGGAAGCTGGCAAAGCTGGTGCAAGAGGTATTGATGAATACCTGAAAGGTAATAAATAAATCTTGAGAGATTTGAAATCAAAGGGCGCGCCTAATTGGCGCGCCTAATTTTCGAGCAGATATCCCTTAAATATATTTCTCTGCACTGAAGAAATTTTCTGTATGTGTTTATTACGTTATATACCCGAACGTTCCGCAATCTGCTTCATGCGTTTTGAACATTCTTTTATGATTTCTTCCTCATTCATCGTGAGAACATTCCGATCCCTCATAACAATTTTACCATTAATGACAGAATCCGTTACATCATGTTCTGCCGCACAATCTACAAGGGTATTTAACAGATTATGGGTAGGTGTCAGATGTGGTTGCATCAAATTGATTGTGATAAGGTCTGCCTTCTTTCCCTCTTCAATTGTTCCCAGTTCAGCTTCGTGCTGAAGTGCCCTAGCGCCTCCGACCGTGACCATTTTCAACAAATCCTTTGCACAAATAATATCCGGGTCAAAAATAGGAATCCCCCAAAATGCCATTGTACCATAAAGCAAATGCTTCATTTCCGCAAACAGACTAAGATTCGGTCTGGACGCGCCATCACACCCCAATCCCAGAGACATATTATTCTGCAAAATTCTCGGTGTCTTTGGAAAACCATGATTTGCGTAATTAGCTCTCGGGCAATGGATCAGTTTTACATTTCTTTCTCCAAGCAAATCAATATCCCGCTCAGAAAGCACCACATTATGGGCAGTAAGCAGGTTAGGCCCCAATACTCCCATATCATCTAAGAATTCTGCCGGACGTTTTTGATAATGCTGAAGACAAAAACTCACCTCATCCTTGTGTTCGCACAGATGCGCATGAATACCTGTTTTTAACCGTCTGGCTTCTTTCCCTATTTCACGAATCAATTCCGGCGAACATGTCATGACCTGCCGGATTGCAAACCAAATATCAACTCTTCCATCACCGGTTCCCTGGTATTTATCATACAGCGCTTCTGTATGAAGAATATTCAATTCTGAACTTTCCTTCATGCAATCGGGGATTGCATCTCCTATATCCATTGTTGACCGTGCAAGAGCTGCCCGCATCCCCGACTCGATTACTGCATTAGCCACATCTCCCATATGAGTTGAACCGGACTCAGCGAACGCTGTTGTTCCTGATTTAATCATTTCAAGACACGCCAGCTTTGCACTCCAGTAACAATCCTCCGGTGTCAGGCTGCTCTCATAAGGAACAAGAATCCTTGTCCAGACCATAGGATACTCATTAGCTGTCCTTCCGCGCAAAAGCTGCTGACATGTAT includes these proteins:
- a CDS encoding amidohydrolase, with amino-acid sequence MYDLIIKNCSVMMPDFSIKKEQDILIQDSFIVKITDTDDGYESKEVLNGKNKLVMPGLVDGHTHTCQQLLRGRTANEYPMVWTRILVPYESSLTPEDCYWSAKLACLEMIKSGTTAFAESGSTHMGDVANAVIESGMRAALARSTMDIGDAIPDCMKESSELNILHTEALYDKYQGTGDGRVDIWFAIRQVMTCSPELIREIGKEARRLKTGIHAHLCEHKDEVSFCLQHYQKRPAEFLDDMGVLGPNLLTAHNVVLSERDIDLLGERNVKLIHCPRANYANHGFPKTPRILQNNMSLGLGCDGASRPNLSLFAEMKHLLYGTMAFWGIPIFDPDIICAKDLLKMVTVGGARALQHEAELGTIEEGKKADLITINLMQPHLTPTHNLLNTLVDCAAEHDVTDSVINGKIVMRDRNVLTMNEEEIIKECSKRMKQIAERSGI
- the gltA gene encoding NADPH-dependent glutamate synthase; its protein translation is MDVLKRVPVREQDPKVRATNFEEVCLGYNQEEAQEEAARCLNCKNAQCVKGCPVSINIPKFISEVKEGKFKDAAATIAESSALPAVCGRVCPQESQCEGKCIRGFKGDPISIGKLERFVADWSRENGVVPAKPETTNGIKVAVIGSGPSGLTCAGDLAKLGYEVTIFEALHEPGGVLTYGIPEFRLPKTRVVRPEVENVKKLGVKIETDVIIGKSVTIDELMEEEGFKAVFIGSGAGLPKFMGIPGENANGVLSANEYLTRSNLMKAFRDDYDTPIYLGKKVAIVGGGNVAMDAARTALRLGAEVHVVYRRSEAELPARAEEVHHAKEEGVIFDLLTNPVEILTDENDWVTGMVVRKMELGEPDASGRRRPVEVEGSDYTIDVDTVIMSLGTSPNPLISSTTEGLETNKWKCIIADETNGKTTKEGVYAGGDAVTGAATVILAMEAGKAGARGIDEYLKGNK